The nucleotide sequence GCGCCGATACCGACCTCAGCCGTTTCCGGCTGATGGATTTCGGCACTCGTCGTCGTTTCTCCCGTGAGGTTCAGCACCAGATCGTGCGCAGCCTCAAGGCAGAGTTCCCTTACCTGATCGGCACCAGCAACTACGATCTGGCGCGGCGTCTGCAACTGACGCCGGTCGGCACGCAGGCGCACGAATGGTTCCAGGCTCATCAGCAGATCAGCCCAACACTGGCCAACAGTCAGCGGGCCGCGCTGGACGCCTGGCTGCTGGAATACCCGGAACAACTCGGTATCGCGCTGACCGATTGCATCACTATGGACGCCTTCCTGCGCGACTTTGATTTGCAATTCGCCCGTCGCTATCAGGGATTACGGCATGATTCCGGCGACCCGATCGAATGGGGTGAAAAAGCCATCGCCCATTATCGTGCGCTGGATATCGACCCGATGAGCAAAACGCTGGTGTTTTCCGATAACCTCAATCTGGAAAAAACGCTGCACCTTTACCGCCATTTCGGGCAACGCATCAACGTGGTCTTCGGTATCGGCACTCGCCTGACCTGCGATATCCCCGGCGTCAAGCCGTTGAATATCGTCATCAAACTGGTGGAATGCAACGGCAAACCGGTGGCCAAACTGTCAGACAGCCCGGGGAAAACCATTTGCCAGGATCAGGCGTTCGTCAGCGCGCTGCGCAAGGCGTTTGATCTACCGCGCGTGAAAAAAGCCTCCTGAACATCGCGCTTCCCGCCCCACTGACTACTCTTTAAGCGACGACACCGGAATCGCGTAAAACTTGGCGCGTTCCGGTGATTTCTACTTGTGTCCTGCCTAACGACAAGTAACATAACGAAACGCCCGTTTCTGGGCAGTGACAGTTACCCATTAAATTTCACCAATAGAGAGAATGTTATGAGCGTAGTGCCTGTAGTCGACGTACTGCAAGGCCGTGTCGCCGTTGACAGTGACGTCACCGTGCGCGGCTGGGTACGTACCCGGAGAGACTCTAAAGCCGGTATTTCCTTTATTGCCGTCTATGACGGTTCCTGCTTTGATTCGCTACAGGCCGTCGTCAATAATAATCTTGCCAATTACCAAAGCGATGTGCTGCGTCTGACTACCGGCTGCTCGGTGGAGGTGACCGGCAAGGTGGTGGAATCCCCCGGCGAAGGCCAGAGCTTTGAGCTACAGGCTAGCGAGCTCAAGGTAGTCGGCTGGGTGGAAGACCCGGATACCTATCCGATGGCGGCCAAACGCCACAGCATCGAATACCTGCGTGAAGTCGCGCATTTGCGCCCACGCACCAACCTGGTCGGCGCCGTTGCCCGTGTTCGCCACACGCTGGCGCAGGCTATCCACCGTTTCTTCCATCAGAGCGGTTTCTACTGGGTGTCCACTCCGATCATTACCGCCTCCGATACCGAAGGCGCCGGCGAAATGTTCCGGGTATCCACACTGGATCTGGAAAACCTGCCGCGTGACGATCAGGGCAACGTCGATTTCAGCGAAGACTTCTTCGGTAAGGAAGCGTTTTTGACCGTATCCGGCCAGCTTAACGGCGAAACCTATGCTTGTGCGTTGTCCAAAATTTACACCTTCGGGCCGACCTTTCGTGCTGAAAACTCCAACACCAGCCGCCACCTGGCGGAGTTCTGGATGATCGAGCCGGAAGTGGCGTTTGCGACGTTGGACGACGTTGCCGCACTGGCGGAAAACCTGCTGAAGTTCGTGTTCAAGGCCGTACTCGAAGAACGTGCCGATGACATGAAATTCTTTGCTGAACGCGTAGATAAAGACGCTGTCAACCGGCTGGAGCGTTTTGTCAGCGCCGACTTCGCTCAGGTAGATTACACCGATGCCATCACCATTCTGGAAAACTGCGGGCAGACCTTTGAAAACCCGGTTTCCTGGGGCATCGACTTGTCTTCCGAACACGAACGCTATCTGGCTGAGAAGCACTTCCAGGCACCCGTCGTCGTCAAAAACTACCCGAAAGACATCAAAGCTTTTTATATGCGCATGAACAGCGACGGCAAAACCGTGGCGGCGATGGACGTACTGGCGCCGGGCATTGGCGAAATTATTGGTGGTTCCCAGCGTGAAGAACGTCTGGATCAGTTAGATAGCCGTCTGGAAGAAATGGGGCTCAATAAAGAAGATTACTGGTGGTACCGGGATCTGCGTCGTTACGGCACCATTCCTCACTCTGGTTTTGGTCTTGGTTTTGAACGTTTAATTGCTTATGTAACTGGTGTACAAAATGTGCGCGATGTCATTCCGTTCCCGCGCACACCGCGCAGCGCCACCTTCTAAGTAAAAAATAACATAAGAAAAACAGATATCTGCAATAAGAAGGGCACCTTACCGGTGCCCTTCTTTTTTTATTTTAGTCGTTGCTCGCAAAGTTCCCTGTAATTTACAAAATGAAACACATATTTTCTAATTGTTACTCGAATTGGAAATTAGTATCATTTAAAGGGTAGATTAACAGGCGGGTGAATGGAAAACTGCGTGCAGACACAGGAAGACAACTGCATTCGCAATAAAGTTCCGTTAAGGTTTTTTTATTGTGATCCAGCTGTCTGAATAACACCAATGAGGGTAATTAATAATGATGAAGCGCAACGTTCTTGCAGTGGTAATCCCTGCTCTGTTGGCTGCCGGCGCAGCTAACGCGGCTGAAGTGTACAACAAAGACGGTAACAAGCTGGACCTGACTGGTAAAATCGAAGCGGCTCACTACTTTGGTAACGAAAGTGGAAATTCCAGCTATTTTGGCGACGGTGACCAGACCTTTACTCGTCTGGGTTTTAAAGGCGAAACCAAGATCAACAACGATCTGACTGGTTATGCCCGTTTTGAGTATCAGTTCGACGCCAGCAACGCTGAAGACAGTAATAGCCTGCCGAACAGCAACACCGGCAGCAAAACTCGTTATGCGTATGCCGGCCTGAAATTTGGTGATTTCGGTTCTCTGGACTATGGCCGCAACCGCGCTGTAGGCTATGACGGTATCTCTTACACCGACGTGCTGCCGGAACAAGGTGGTGATTCCAGCTATACCGATAACCTGACTGGTCGTAACGCCGGTGTTGCTACCTACCGTAACAAGAACTTCTTCGGTCTGGTTGATGGCTGGGACTTCGCTCTGGGTTATCAGGCTAAGCACGAAGATTCTTCTCAGCTGAGAAAACAAACTGGCGACGGTTGGGCCATCTCCTCTTCCTATACTTCTCCGATCGGTGTAGGTGTTATTGCTTCATATACTGGAGCTGATCGTACCACTACGGACTCAAGTGGTTCAGGTGCAGCCCGCCAGACTGCTGATGGCCGTGGTGCAAAAGCCGAAGCTTGGGCAACTGGCCTGAAATATGATGCTAACAACGTGTACGTTGCTGCCACTTACGGTGAATTCCACAACCTGACCTACACTGGTAGTCGTGCAACAAACGCCCTGGATAAAACCAAAGTATTTGAAGCCGTCGCTCAGTATACCCTTGATTTTGGTCTGACTCCGTCCATCGGCTACGTTTCGTCTAAAGCAGAAGACAACGGTGCTGGTGGTTTGTCATCAAAAACCAATGGTTACGTGACCAAATATGTTAGCTTGGGTTCAACTTATGCATTCAACAAAAACTTCTCCACTTTTGTTGAATATGATATTAATCTGATCGACAACGACAACAACCCGTATAATCGTTCTACCGGCAACACTGTCGCTGTTGGCGCAATCTATCAATTCTAATATTATTTATCATCCGCCAATTGTAGATGTTGGCGGGTATAAGATGACACTTAAACACCAGTTGGTTCTTACCGACTGGTGTTTTTTTATTATCTAACCCGAAATAAAAGACATCAGTAAAACCTTATCAACACTCTCCCAAATCCAGATAACTGATTATTATACGAACAGTTATCTATCTCGTCTTTATTACAAAAAAACCAGAGAATAATGACAATATCATGAAAATAACTATATTTTTATTGTATGATTACCTCATTAAAACCCTGACCAAATCTAATTCATTAAAATATTTAACCCCGAAAAATAAAGAAAATTCAGCCAATATTTTCATAAAAATGTCAAAAAGCTTCCCATGATTCATTTAATTACAAATAAAAACGAAGTGATTCAAATGTGAGCTAGTCGTATCATTTGTGAAGTAGATAAACCCCCATTGTGAATGGAACACTGCTTACGGACACAGAAAGACACCTGAGCAGGCCAGAAGTTCCTTAAGGATTAATCTGTAAATGCACAGGCGATATAACACAACGAGGGTAATTATAATGATGAAGCGCAATATCTTAGCAGTGGTTATTCCTGCGCTGTTGGCTGCCGGTGCAGCTAACGCCGCTGAAGTATATAATAAAGACGGCAATAAGCTTGATCTGACAGGGAAAGTTCATGCTGGTTATTATTTTGGCGATTCAACCAAGAGCTTTGAAGGAAGAGGTGATCAGACCTACGTTCGACTGGGTTTCAAAGGCGAAACTCAGATCACTAAAGACCTGACTGGTTATGGCCGTTTCGAATACCATTTTGATGCCAGCAACCCGGAAGACTCCAACAGCCTGCCGATTGGTACTAACGGCAATGGCAGCAAAACACGTTATGCGTATGCCGGTCTGAAGTTTGCCAACTTCGGCGCATTTGATTATGGCCGCAATAAAGGTATCGCCTACGACGGTATCTCTTATACTGACGTTTTGCCTGAATGGGGCGGCGACCAGAGCTATACCGACAGCATCACTGGCCGAACCTCGGGTGTGGCGACTTACCGTAACAAGAACTTCTTCGGTCTGGTGGATGGCTGGGATTTTGGTGTTCAGTATCAGGCCAAACACGAAGACTCAACTCAGTTGAGAAAACAGACTGGCGACGGTTGGGGTATTTCCTCTTCCTACACGTCTCCAATCGGCGTTGGTGTCATTGCATCTTATGAAGCAGCAGACCGCACCAGCACTCAAGTTGCCGATAACCGAGGCAAGAAAGCTGAAGCTTGGGCTACAGGCCTGAAATACGATGCCAACAGCATCTATTTGGCTACAACTTATGGTGAATATCATAACCTGAGCTACCTGGGACGTACTTCCACCTTTGCTCTGGACAAAACCAAAGTATTCGAAGCTGTTGCTCAATACCACTTTGACTTTGGTTTGACGCCTTCTCTGGCATATGTTTCAGCCAAAGCAGACAATGATACCGCTGGCACCAGCGGCTACATCACTAAATATGTCAGCATCGGCAGCACCTATAACTTCAATAAAAACCTGGCAGCTAACGTAGAGTATCTGGTCAACCTGATTGACTCAGACAATAACCCATACAACAGAAGAACCGGTAACAGCGTCTTCACCGGCCTCACTTACCAGTTCTAATTGCTTTTGCTTTATTGATATACCTGTGTCAAGCCGGGAACCCTCTCTCCCGGCTTTTTTATACCACCTGTGCGTACACGCTTTATCACAACGTTCTGCTATGCCGCACTGCCCAACCTTTCTCATAAGCTATTTGTACCATCACTTTATCTTCTGCCATTATTTCCGTTTCTTTTGATGCAATCGACAATGCTCCAGCTGCTTATCTATTGCTGCCGGTCAGAAATGTCCCAGTGATAATTAACACTTAGTGAGGGTAATGATGATAATGAAGCGCCTGATAAATGTGCTGGCCACATCGGTATTATTGTTTTCAACCGGTCTGGTCAGCGCGGCCGAAGTCTATAATAAAGATGGTAATAAACTTGATCTGTATAGCAAAGTACGATCGGCTTATTACTTTGGTGATAAAACCAATAGTTTCAAAGGAAATGGTGATGCGACGTATGCACGTCTGGGGTAAAGGGTGAAACACAGCTCGCTCCGGATATTACAGGTTACGGCAATTACGAATACCACTTTGATGCCAGTAAGGCCGAAGACACCAACGCGGTTAACGGGAAAACCCGCTATGCCTATACCGGTTTGAAATTCTATAAATTCGGCAGTATCGATTATGGCAGGAATAAAGGCA is from Dickeya dianthicola NCPPB 453 and encodes:
- the pncB gene encoding nicotinate phosphoribosyltransferase; translated protein: MTLHTAPILTSLLDTDAYKLHMQQAVYHHYHDVHVAAEFRCRGDELLGSYADEIRAQIEAMSQLSLHDDEYAYLASLPFFKTDYLDWLKSFRFNPAQIRVSNHQGKLDIRITGPWREVILWEVPLLAVISEVVHRARTPGEHLAAALSQLHDTLAHFHQHSADTDLSRFRLMDFGTRRRFSREVQHQIVRSLKAEFPYLIGTSNYDLARRLQLTPVGTQAHEWFQAHQQISPTLANSQRAALDAWLLEYPEQLGIALTDCITMDAFLRDFDLQFARRYQGLRHDSGDPIEWGEKAIAHYRALDIDPMSKTLVFSDNLNLEKTLHLYRHFGQRINVVFGIGTRLTCDIPGVKPLNIVIKLVECNGKPVAKLSDSPGKTICQDQAFVSALRKAFDLPRVKKAS
- the asnS gene encoding asparagine--tRNA ligase, translated to MSVVPVVDVLQGRVAVDSDVTVRGWVRTRRDSKAGISFIAVYDGSCFDSLQAVVNNNLANYQSDVLRLTTGCSVEVTGKVVESPGEGQSFELQASELKVVGWVEDPDTYPMAAKRHSIEYLREVAHLRPRTNLVGAVARVRHTLAQAIHRFFHQSGFYWVSTPIITASDTEGAGEMFRVSTLDLENLPRDDQGNVDFSEDFFGKEAFLTVSGQLNGETYACALSKIYTFGPTFRAENSNTSRHLAEFWMIEPEVAFATLDDVAALAENLLKFVFKAVLEERADDMKFFAERVDKDAVNRLERFVSADFAQVDYTDAITILENCGQTFENPVSWGIDLSSEHERYLAEKHFQAPVVVKNYPKDIKAFYMRMNSDGKTVAAMDVLAPGIGEIIGGSQREERLDQLDSRLEEMGLNKEDYWWYRDLRRYGTIPHSGFGLGFERLIAYVTGVQNVRDVIPFPRTPRSATF
- a CDS encoding porin, translating into MMKRNVLAVVIPALLAAGAANAAEVYNKDGNKLDLTGKIEAAHYFGNESGNSSYFGDGDQTFTRLGFKGETKINNDLTGYARFEYQFDASNAEDSNSLPNSNTGSKTRYAYAGLKFGDFGSLDYGRNRAVGYDGISYTDVLPEQGGDSSYTDNLTGRNAGVATYRNKNFFGLVDGWDFALGYQAKHEDSSQLRKQTGDGWAISSSYTSPIGVGVIASYTGADRTTTDSSGSGAARQTADGRGAKAEAWATGLKYDANNVYVAATYGEFHNLTYTGSRATNALDKTKVFEAVAQYTLDFGLTPSIGYVSSKAEDNGAGGLSSKTNGYVTKYVSLGSTYAFNKNFSTFVEYDINLIDNDNNPYNRSTGNTVAVGAIYQF
- a CDS encoding porin, translated to MMKRNILAVVIPALLAAGAANAAEVYNKDGNKLDLTGKVHAGYYFGDSTKSFEGRGDQTYVRLGFKGETQITKDLTGYGRFEYHFDASNPEDSNSLPIGTNGNGSKTRYAYAGLKFANFGAFDYGRNKGIAYDGISYTDVLPEWGGDQSYTDSITGRTSGVATYRNKNFFGLVDGWDFGVQYQAKHEDSTQLRKQTGDGWGISSSYTSPIGVGVIASYEAADRTSTQVADNRGKKAEAWATGLKYDANSIYLATTYGEYHNLSYLGRTSTFALDKTKVFEAVAQYHFDFGLTPSLAYVSAKADNDTAGTSGYITKYVSIGSTYNFNKNLAANVEYLVNLIDSDNNPYNRRTGNSVFTGLTYQF